A section of the Candidatus Polarisedimenticolaceae bacterium genome encodes:
- a CDS encoding GNAT family N-acetyltransferase, with protein METHRRLLDEIEGAASLSSGDAVALLGSALDAAARAEESDRDALDRSALQILRDAPHRDRILERLDLESLAALSGRVAARRDRTEAWDLLDLLRRPAVLRRIAQAGATAAWAERILALVDRSNLTMATLLRRRAAEYGAKVFFEAAAAGTPRSLTWRQFAARVEALARGLVALAAGREPRVAIVSENRLEMAVADLACHAAGLVSVMIPASATEADAGFMLRQSGATIAIGGSREILALLRRVKESIPGMDAPVAMDASIAGGLTTLDAIAGRAGETPLEDLDRRRLAVSAGDLATIMYTSGTTGTPKGICFSHRNVVFKRFARALALPEIGEDDVFLCYLPLFHTFGRFLELYGSIFWGATYVALDNPSVEALVAGMRRWRPTVFISVPKKWLQVHETIVREADPDKVGDDEIGAAVKRITGGRLRWGLSAAGHLDAEVFRFFQQHGVELMSGFGMTEATGGITMTRPGAYKDDSLGPALPGIELRIDADGELAVRGPYVMIGHVASPEGERTLDADGWFRTGDLMTIDGERHIRLVDRKKEIYKNIKGETIAPQRIELLFRDFASVGRVFLVGDHREYNTALIWPNPETQDVDFASMTAEERKSHFRSIVASVNAFLAPYERIVDFALIDRDLSQEKDELTPKGTPRRKIVETHFAETIRLLYRRVQLKVGGLEIVFPNWLFQAVGLTAQDLTIEPERIALPGQHVGLTLRRLQEGVALVGSCVYVHPPREAVPLGVLLTTPRLWMGNEELVEFAPIETRLRERPGRAGDMIERRGRLFPGPSDPAPADAVRRALSLAHPDLIDLHAAARLLESSDEDGALDAVRLLERVAVGEESAISEPARELLRRASASPYLAVRRRAFTVLVPFEREGRVQGTLRRFLAAPGVLLDTDTRAALCERNLSTARLDAFLTEASEAGRGAEGGRARERRAAALFRFLAEYGASHPSRYRALRAFFVRTMLFAATESAREEAFRALDDLVKGFRGWLGPTVQVAVDSETGQEYRWADVVAFDDGVPQGDRERILGAIRGTSFLREAVFLFSGGAEPRLPDIPPGGIWIRPLGSRPDKSVYRITVQTRFQGAYDLAVNLNHGRPKERVRDEIHWLVLCGEPGTSDPLVEDFGGYWPEQDLWSEEFIPGESLDRTLRRVARQGDEERFRGLWPYFAWSALAAHVDFWNRTGRQREIADPGMANLIVPPHDYQSGARIVSVAAVREHRGLVPMLRFFHEELLKPVEAAHPVLAGAAGWDMLFSPVMEIIGEEEGTRLLREALHREANGMPDDMRAGLARFLDGVDRLGFRPLRLYFAIRRYRRWADLSADATPQARARTMHEFWDTYGLAKLARGYPETRARFFLQTVFKDSPAPLAEGLEEIVGRLRRGELPSDGLIDAVADLRARLDVSAADDYFLARLSFPYLRPEDEAGFVVHDAPGGRAQNEIVVTLEDHDGAAFQVRHALSPKEVARLHRLFLAASLDVRFRPEHQYLVAVNDKGTLIGGIVYEIEDEGRSAHLEKIVVAERYRKKGVADGLMQEFFNRVKASGAGTVTTGFFRPEYFYGYGFKIEKRYAGLVKELS; from the coding sequence ATGGAGACCCACCGCCGCCTGCTCGACGAGATCGAGGGCGCGGCCTCGCTCAGCTCCGGGGACGCGGTTGCGCTCCTCGGGAGCGCCCTCGACGCCGCGGCGCGGGCCGAGGAGAGCGACCGGGATGCGCTCGATCGGAGCGCGCTCCAGATTCTCCGCGACGCCCCGCACCGCGACCGCATCCTCGAGCGGCTCGACCTCGAGTCGCTCGCCGCGCTCTCGGGCCGGGTCGCCGCGCGCCGCGATCGCACCGAAGCGTGGGACCTCCTCGACCTGCTGCGCCGTCCGGCAGTGCTGCGCCGTATCGCGCAGGCCGGCGCCACCGCCGCGTGGGCCGAGCGCATCCTCGCGCTCGTCGACCGATCGAATCTGACGATGGCGACGCTCCTCAGGCGGCGCGCCGCCGAGTACGGCGCCAAGGTCTTCTTCGAGGCCGCGGCGGCCGGCACGCCGCGCAGCCTGACGTGGCGCCAGTTCGCGGCGCGCGTCGAGGCGCTCGCGCGCGGGCTCGTCGCGCTCGCCGCGGGGCGCGAGCCGCGCGTCGCGATCGTGTCCGAGAACCGCCTCGAGATGGCGGTCGCCGATCTCGCGTGCCACGCGGCCGGACTCGTCTCGGTCATGATCCCCGCCTCGGCGACCGAGGCCGACGCGGGGTTCATGCTGCGGCAATCGGGGGCGACGATCGCGATCGGCGGCTCGCGCGAGATCCTCGCGTTGCTCCGGCGCGTCAAGGAATCGATCCCCGGCATGGACGCTCCGGTCGCGATGGACGCCTCGATCGCGGGCGGCCTCACGACGCTCGACGCGATCGCCGGGCGCGCCGGCGAAACGCCGCTCGAGGATCTCGACCGGCGCCGCCTCGCGGTGAGCGCCGGCGACCTCGCGACGATCATGTACACGTCCGGGACGACCGGCACACCGAAGGGGATCTGCTTCTCGCACCGCAACGTCGTCTTCAAGCGGTTCGCGCGCGCGCTGGCGCTCCCCGAGATCGGCGAGGACGACGTCTTCCTCTGTTATCTGCCGCTGTTCCACACCTTCGGCCGCTTCCTGGAGCTCTACGGCTCGATCTTCTGGGGCGCGACGTACGTCGCGCTCGACAACCCGTCGGTCGAGGCGCTCGTCGCGGGCATGCGCCGCTGGCGGCCGACCGTCTTCATCAGCGTGCCGAAGAAGTGGCTCCAGGTCCACGAGACGATCGTGCGCGAGGCCGATCCCGACAAGGTCGGCGACGACGAGATCGGCGCGGCGGTGAAGCGGATCACCGGCGGCCGCCTGCGCTGGGGCCTCTCGGCGGCCGGCCACCTCGACGCCGAGGTGTTCCGCTTCTTCCAGCAGCACGGCGTCGAGCTGATGAGCGGCTTCGGGATGACCGAGGCGACCGGCGGCATCACGATGACGCGCCCGGGCGCGTACAAGGACGACTCGCTCGGGCCCGCGCTGCCGGGGATCGAGCTGCGGATCGACGCCGACGGCGAGCTCGCGGTGCGGGGGCCGTACGTCATGATCGGCCACGTCGCGTCACCGGAGGGCGAGCGCACGCTCGACGCCGATGGGTGGTTCCGCACCGGCGACCTCATGACGATCGACGGCGAACGCCACATCCGCCTCGTCGACCGCAAGAAGGAGATCTACAAGAACATCAAGGGAGAGACGATCGCGCCGCAGCGAATCGAGCTGCTCTTCCGCGACTTCGCCTCGGTCGGCCGCGTCTTCCTCGTCGGCGACCACCGCGAGTACAACACCGCGCTCATCTGGCCGAACCCCGAGACGCAGGACGTCGACTTCGCGTCGATGACCGCCGAGGAGAGAAAGTCCCACTTCCGGTCGATCGTCGCCTCGGTGAACGCGTTCCTCGCCCCCTACGAGCGCATCGTCGACTTCGCGCTCATCGACCGCGACCTCTCGCAGGAGAAGGACGAGCTGACGCCGAAGGGGACGCCGCGCCGCAAGATCGTCGAGACGCACTTCGCCGAGACGATCCGTCTCCTCTACCGGCGCGTGCAGCTCAAGGTCGGCGGCCTCGAGATCGTCTTCCCGAACTGGCTCTTCCAGGCGGTCGGCCTCACCGCGCAGGACCTCACGATCGAGCCGGAGCGGATCGCGCTGCCGGGGCAGCACGTCGGCCTCACGCTGCGGCGTCTCCAGGAGGGCGTCGCGCTCGTCGGGTCGTGTGTGTACGTGCACCCGCCGCGCGAGGCGGTTCCCCTCGGCGTCCTCCTCACCACGCCGCGCCTGTGGATGGGGAACGAGGAGCTGGTCGAGTTCGCGCCGATCGAGACGCGCCTCAGGGAGCGGCCGGGACGCGCCGGGGACATGATCGAGAGGCGAGGGCGTCTCTTCCCCGGGCCGTCCGACCCCGCCCCCGCCGACGCGGTGCGGCGCGCGCTGTCGCTTGCGCACCCGGACCTCATCGACCTCCACGCGGCCGCGCGCCTGCTCGAGTCGTCCGACGAGGACGGCGCGCTCGACGCGGTGCGCCTCCTGGAGCGCGTCGCGGTCGGAGAAGAATCGGCGATCAGCGAGCCGGCGCGCGAGCTGCTTCGCCGGGCGTCGGCGTCGCCCTATCTCGCCGTCCGGCGCCGGGCCTTCACCGTGCTCGTGCCGTTCGAGCGCGAGGGCCGCGTCCAGGGGACGCTGCGGCGATTCCTCGCGGCCCCCGGCGTGCTGCTCGATACGGACACGCGTGCCGCGCTCTGCGAGCGCAACCTCTCCACCGCCCGGCTCGACGCGTTCCTCACCGAGGCGAGCGAGGCCGGCCGCGGAGCGGAGGGAGGTCGCGCGCGCGAGCGGCGCGCCGCCGCCCTCTTCAGGTTCCTGGCGGAGTACGGCGCGTCGCATCCCTCGCGTTACCGCGCGCTCCGCGCCTTCTTCGTTCGCACAATGCTCTTCGCCGCGACCGAGTCCGCGCGCGAGGAGGCATTCCGCGCCCTCGACGATCTGGTCAAGGGTTTCCGCGGATGGCTGGGACCGACAGTGCAGGTCGCGGTCGATTCGGAGACCGGCCAGGAGTACCGGTGGGCGGACGTCGTCGCGTTCGACGACGGCGTTCCGCAGGGCGACCGCGAGCGCATCCTCGGTGCGATCCGCGGAACGTCGTTCCTGCGCGAAGCGGTGTTCCTCTTCTCCGGCGGCGCCGAGCCGCGCCTCCCCGACATTCCGCCGGGTGGGATCTGGATCCGTCCGCTGGGATCGCGCCCCGACAAGTCGGTCTACCGGATCACCGTGCAGACGCGCTTCCAGGGCGCGTACGACCTCGCCGTGAACCTCAACCACGGCCGGCCGAAGGAGCGGGTGCGGGACGAGATCCACTGGCTCGTCCTCTGCGGCGAGCCGGGCACGAGCGATCCCCTCGTCGAGGACTTCGGCGGCTACTGGCCCGAGCAGGACCTCTGGAGCGAGGAGTTCATCCCCGGCGAATCGCTCGACCGCACGCTCCGGCGCGTCGCGCGCCAGGGCGACGAGGAGCGCTTCCGGGGTCTCTGGCCCTACTTCGCGTGGAGCGCGCTCGCCGCGCACGTCGACTTCTGGAACCGCACGGGGCGCCAGCGCGAGATCGCCGATCCCGGCATGGCGAACCTCATCGTTCCTCCGCACGACTACCAATCGGGCGCGCGCATCGTCTCGGTCGCCGCCGTCCGCGAGCACCGCGGGCTCGTCCCGATGCTGCGGTTCTTCCACGAGGAGCTCCTGAAGCCCGTCGAGGCGGCGCATCCGGTTCTTGCGGGCGCGGCCGGCTGGGACATGCTCTTCTCGCCCGTCATGGAGATCATCGGCGAGGAAGAAGGAACGAGGCTCCTTCGCGAAGCGCTCCACCGCGAAGCGAACGGGATGCCCGACGATATGCGGGCGGGGCTCGCGCGCTTCCTGGACGGTGTCGATCGCCTCGGCTTCCGCCCGCTCCGTCTCTACTTCGCGATCCGCCGCTACCGACGCTGGGCCGACCTGTCGGCCGACGCCACCCCGCAGGCCCGCGCCCGCACGATGCACGAGTTCTGGGACACGTACGGCCTGGCGAAGCTCGCTCGCGGCTACCCCGAGACGCGCGCGCGTTTCTTTCTCCAGACCGTGTTCAAGGACTCGCCGGCGCCGCTCGCGGAGGGTCTCGAGGAGATCGTCGGCCGCCTGCGGCGAGGCGAGCTCCCGAGCGACGGCCTCATCGACGCCGTCGCCGACCTGCGGGCGCGCCTCGACGTCTCCGCCGCGGACGACTACTTCCTCGCGCGCCTCTCCTTCCCCTACCTGCGCCCGGAGGACGAGGCCGGCTTCGTCGTCCACGACGCCCCCGGCGGCCGCGCGCAGAACGAGATCGTCGTCACCCTCGAGGACCACGACGGAGCCGCGTTCCAGGTCCGCCACGCGCTCTCACCGAAGGAGGTCGCGCGCCTCCATCGCCTCTTCCTCGCGGCGAGCCTCGATGTCCGCTTCCGCCCCGAGCACCAGTACCTCGTCGCCGTCAACGACAAGGGCACGCTCATCGGCGGCATCGTCTACGAGATCGAGGACGAAGGACGCTCCGCCCACCTCGAGAAGATCGTGGTCGCCGAGCGCTACCGGAAGAAGGGCGTCGCCGACGGATTGATGCAGGAATTCTTCAATCGCGTGAAGGCATCGGGCGCCGGCACCGTGACCACGGGCTTCTTCCGCCCCGAGTACTTCTACGGCTATGGCTTCAAGATCGAGAAGCGCTACGCGGGGCTCGTCAAAGAGCTCTCGTAG
- a CDS encoding archaemetzincin codes for MDLRIAFIPVGRFDVAEVEAVATRVAKVIHGTVELREPAPVPKAGDDPGRKQHLAGPMLGALRADLPRLKAAKRIGSTPGTAAPPGPPDLAMFFTDVDLFRPQTDGVFGEIDAKGKAAVLSSRRLLEAFYKRKTDPVKQRARLVKLTLMTLGRLRGLPDCGDRGCAMFTTAALADVDLKPEKYCASCWHRLSTGGFHI; via the coding sequence ATGGATCTCCGCATCGCCTTCATTCCGGTCGGCCGGTTCGACGTTGCGGAGGTCGAAGCGGTCGCGACCCGCGTCGCGAAGGTGATCCACGGCACGGTCGAGCTGCGCGAGCCCGCCCCCGTTCCGAAGGCGGGGGACGACCCGGGGCGCAAGCAGCACTTGGCGGGGCCGATGCTCGGGGCGCTCCGGGCCGACCTGCCGCGCCTCAAGGCGGCGAAGCGCATCGGAAGCACTCCGGGCACCGCGGCGCCGCCCGGGCCGCCCGACCTCGCGATGTTCTTCACCGACGTCGATCTCTTCCGGCCGCAGACCGACGGCGTCTTCGGCGAGATCGATGCGAAGGGAAAGGCCGCCGTTCTCTCCAGCCGGCGGCTCCTCGAGGCGTTCTACAAGCGGAAGACCGATCCGGTGAAGCAGCGCGCGCGTCTCGTCAAGCTCACGCTCATGACCTTGGGGCGCCTGCGCGGTCTCCCCGATTGCGGCGACCGCGGCTGCGCGATGTTCACGACCGCTGCGCTCGCCGACGTCGACCTCAAGCCCGAGAAGTACTGCGCGTCGTGCTGGCACCGCTTGAGCACCGGCGGCTTCCACATCTAG
- a CDS encoding glucose-1-phosphate adenylyltransferase yields the protein MAVVLGREQDVITVILGGGRGNRLDPLTRDRAKPAVPIAGKYRLIDIPISNGIHSGMERMFVLTQFNSVSLHRHIVRTYKFDLFSRGFVQILAAQQTPRGETWFQGTADAVRQNLEIVLESRGDLVLILSGDHMYRMDYRSILKEHLEAKADVTVAALPCTEAEIAGFGAMRVDARGRIVEFREKPKDAKAREGLEREGGGDHPYLASMGIYLFDKSFLAKCLESPTRHDFGQHVLPEAVKNGKVHAHLFDGYWRDIGTIGAFYEAHMDLVKPDPPFSFHDADWPFFTHPRYLPGSRLNGVRINRSILSDGTTLEACTVEDSIIGVRTTMNRATVRRSLIMGSDPYPPDGPPGSPALGIGEGSLIQGAIVDKNARIGRHVRIVNRDDVKEADGPDWAIREGIVVVKKNAVIPDGTTI from the coding sequence ATGGCCGTCGTCCTCGGGCGGGAGCAGGACGTCATCACCGTGATTCTGGGCGGGGGCCGAGGCAACCGACTCGATCCGTTGACGCGCGACCGCGCGAAGCCCGCGGTCCCGATCGCCGGCAAGTACCGCCTTATCGACATCCCGATCAGCAACGGCATCCACTCGGGAATGGAGCGGATGTTCGTCCTCACCCAGTTCAACTCGGTGTCCTTGCACCGCCACATCGTGCGCACCTACAAGTTCGACCTCTTCTCGCGCGGCTTCGTCCAGATCCTGGCGGCGCAGCAGACGCCGCGCGGCGAGACGTGGTTCCAGGGCACCGCCGACGCCGTGCGGCAGAACCTCGAGATCGTGCTCGAGTCGCGCGGCGACCTCGTGCTCATCCTCTCCGGCGACCACATGTACCGGATGGACTACCGCAGCATCCTCAAGGAGCACCTCGAGGCGAAGGCCGACGTCACGGTCGCCGCGCTGCCGTGCACCGAGGCCGAGATCGCGGGGTTCGGCGCGATGCGCGTCGACGCCAGGGGCCGCATCGTCGAGTTCCGCGAGAAGCCGAAGGACGCGAAAGCCCGTGAGGGTCTCGAGCGCGAAGGCGGCGGCGACCACCCGTACCTCGCGTCGATGGGGATCTACCTCTTCGACAAGTCGTTCCTCGCGAAGTGCCTCGAGAGCCCGACGCGTCACGACTTCGGGCAGCACGTCCTCCCCGAGGCGGTGAAGAACGGCAAGGTCCATGCGCACCTCTTCGACGGCTACTGGCGCGACATCGGGACGATCGGCGCCTTCTACGAGGCGCACATGGACCTCGTGAAGCCCGACCCGCCGTTCTCGTTCCACGACGCCGACTGGCCGTTCTTCACGCACCCGCGCTACCTGCCAGGAAGCCGCCTCAACGGGGTGCGCATCAACCGCTCGATCCTCTCGGACGGCACGACGCTCGAGGCGTGCACCGTCGAGGACTCGATCATCGGCGTGCGCACGACGATGAACCGCGCCACCGTCCGCCGCTCGCTGATCATGGGCAGCGATCCGTACCCGCCCGACGGCCCGCCCGGATCTCCCGCGCTCGGCATCGGCGAGGGCTCGCTCATCCAGGGCGCCATCGTCGACAAGAACGCTCGCATCGGCCGCCACGTGCGTATCGTCAACCGCGACGACGTGAAGGAAGCCGACGGCCCCGACTGGGCCATCCGCGAGGGGATCGTCGTCGTCAAGAAGAACGCGGTGATCCCCGACGGGACGACGATTTAG
- a CDS encoding molybdopterin-dependent oxidoreductase — MRVRTTCNRDCPDACGIVATVDAGRIVKIQGDPDHPVTRGFLCYRTSRFLERQYDPDRLTTPLIRRGDGLRPASWDDALDLIAETMLRIKAESGGEAILHYRSGGSLGMMKAIGDAFFQAFGPCSAKDGDICSGAGDDAQLTDFGDEDSNDLFDLLNAKTIVLWGKNPYISNLHILPVLEEAKANGARIVTIDPVRHRGADLAEMFLQPRPGGDIALALGIARRLFETGRTDPGAASYCDHFDDFRATAESKTIEAWAALADVRPQEIVQLADLYANGPSAILVGWGMQRRTNGSATVRLLDALAAVSGNIGVPGGGVSFYFKRRGAFDTSLGLGLGEPPRRIMEPTLGRSLLEASDPPVRMVWVTAGNPVAMLPDSKAVAHALETREMTVVVDSFLTDTARTARVVLPTTTMLEDDDLVGAYGHHFLGELRPVVPPPDGVRTDYEILVALAERVGLSETFSGSVESWKRRLLAPVADKGVSLEALRAGYVKNPIAPKILFADRRFKTASGRVNLIHDVDPEPARPTSDRPLLLMACSTEKAQSSQWAHPRKQAGPATATVHPAVANGFIDGETVRLESAMGSLEVTLKFDDRQRKDVVLMAKGGWLHTGRCANAIIPAATTDAGGGAVYYDTPVRLVAR, encoded by the coding sequence ATGCGGGTCCGTACGACGTGCAACCGCGATTGTCCCGATGCCTGCGGGATCGTGGCAACGGTCGACGCCGGGCGGATCGTCAAGATCCAGGGCGATCCCGACCATCCGGTGACGCGCGGTTTCCTCTGCTACCGGACGAGCCGTTTTCTCGAGCGGCAGTACGATCCGGACCGCCTCACGACCCCGCTCATCCGGCGCGGCGACGGGCTACGGCCCGCCTCGTGGGACGACGCGCTCGACCTCATCGCGGAGACGATGCTCCGGATCAAGGCCGAGTCGGGCGGGGAGGCGATCCTCCACTACCGGAGCGGCGGCAGTCTGGGCATGATGAAGGCGATAGGCGACGCCTTCTTCCAGGCGTTCGGGCCGTGCTCGGCGAAGGACGGCGACATCTGCTCGGGGGCGGGGGACGATGCCCAACTCACCGACTTCGGCGACGAGGACAGCAACGACCTCTTCGATCTCCTCAACGCGAAGACGATCGTGCTCTGGGGGAAGAACCCCTACATCAGCAACCTTCACATCCTTCCCGTGCTCGAGGAGGCGAAGGCCAACGGCGCGCGGATCGTGACGATCGATCCGGTGCGGCACCGAGGCGCCGATCTGGCCGAGATGTTCCTGCAGCCGCGCCCGGGCGGCGACATCGCGCTCGCGCTCGGCATCGCGCGGCGTCTGTTCGAGACCGGCCGCACCGATCCCGGCGCCGCGTCGTACTGCGACCATTTCGACGACTTCCGCGCGACCGCGGAGTCGAAGACGATCGAGGCGTGGGCGGCGCTCGCCGACGTGCGACCGCAGGAGATCGTGCAGCTCGCCGATCTCTACGCCAATGGACCGTCCGCGATCCTCGTCGGCTGGGGGATGCAGCGGCGCACGAATGGCTCCGCGACGGTGCGCCTGCTCGACGCGCTCGCCGCGGTCAGCGGGAACATCGGCGTGCCGGGCGGCGGCGTCTCGTTCTACTTCAAGCGCCGCGGGGCGTTCGACACGTCGCTCGGCCTCGGGCTCGGCGAGCCGCCACGGCGGATCATGGAGCCGACGCTCGGCCGGAGCCTCCTCGAGGCGTCGGATCCTCCCGTGAGGATGGTGTGGGTCACCGCGGGCAACCCCGTGGCGATGCTTCCGGACTCCAAAGCCGTCGCGCACGCGCTCGAGACGCGCGAGATGACCGTCGTCGTCGACTCGTTCCTCACCGACACGGCGCGCACCGCGCGCGTCGTCTTGCCGACGACGACGATGCTCGAGGACGACGACCTCGTCGGCGCCTACGGCCATCACTTCCTCGGAGAGCTGCGCCCCGTCGTCCCGCCGCCCGACGGCGTGCGGACCGACTACGAGATCCTGGTCGCGCTCGCCGAGCGCGTCGGACTGTCCGAGACATTCTCGGGGAGCGTCGAGAGCTGGAAGCGGCGCCTGTTGGCGCCGGTCGCCGACAAGGGCGTGTCGCTCGAGGCCCTGAGAGCCGGCTACGTGAAGAATCCGATCGCGCCGAAGATCCTCTTCGCCGACCGTCGATTCAAGACCGCGAGCGGCCGCGTCAACCTCATCCACGACGTCGATCCCGAGCCCGCGCGGCCGACGAGTGACCGGCCGCTCCTCCTCATGGCGTGCTCCACGGAGAAGGCGCAGTCGTCGCAGTGGGCGCACCCGCGCAAACAGGCCGGCCCCGCGACCGCGACCGTGCATCCTGCCGTCGCGAACGGATTCATTGACGGCGAGACGGTGCGCCTCGAGTCGGCGATGGGCTCTCTCGAGGTCACGCTGAAGTTCGACGACCGTCAGCGAAAGGACGTCGTCCTCATGGCGAAGGGCGGCTGGCTGCACACCGGCCGGTGCGCGAACGCGATCATTCCCGCGGCCACGACCGACGCGGGCGGCGGCGCGGTCTACTACGACACACCGGTCCGCTTGGTCGCGAGGTAA
- a CDS encoding YajQ family cyclic di-GMP-binding protein, which translates to MAGQQSFDITTGCDLQEVDNAVNQALKEITQRFDFKGIKAGIDLMKAENKIVLTGPDDFKIKAIWDVLQGKLVKRKVPLRNLKAGDIQPAGGGTARQEISLQQGIPIDTAREIVKYLKDQKLKKVQAAIQADQVRVSSPSRDDLQHAMGLLRQKDFGVELQFGNYRQ; encoded by the coding sequence ATGGCAGGACAGCAGAGCTTCGACATCACGACCGGCTGCGACCTCCAGGAGGTCGACAACGCGGTCAACCAGGCGCTCAAGGAGATCACGCAGCGCTTCGACTTCAAGGGGATCAAGGCCGGCATCGACCTGATGAAGGCCGAGAACAAGATCGTCCTCACCGGCCCCGACGATTTCAAGATCAAGGCGATCTGGGACGTCCTCCAGGGCAAGCTCGTCAAGCGCAAGGTCCCGCTGCGCAACTTGAAGGCCGGCGACATCCAGCCCGCCGGCGGCGGCACCGCGCGCCAGGAGATCTCGCTCCAGCAAGGTATCCCGATCGATACCGCACGCGAGATCGTGAAGTACCTCAAGGACCAGAAGCTGAAGAAGGTGCAGGCCGCGATCCAGGCCGACCAGGTGCGCGTCTCGTCGCCGTCGCGCGACGACCTCCAGCATGCGATGGGATTGCTCCGCCAGAAGGATTTCGGCGTCGAGCTGCAGTTCGGGAATTACCGGCAGTAG
- a CDS encoding DNA polymerase IV codes for MAGRVVLHLDMDAFYAAVEIREDASLAGKPLIIGHDGKRGVVATCSYEARVDGVRSAMPSVTAARLCPNAVWLPPRMELYVEVSRAIRRIMDAEAPVVEPLSIDEAFLDLTGWAADLEAGRLVARRLKDRIKREQRLTASVGVAPNKFLAKLASDLEKPDGLVVFPLEDVPKRLWPLPVGRLWGVGPKSAERFERAGIYTVGDVAKISIPALASLVGDGLARHVAALAQGEDDRRVHADPESKSISEERTYSEDLRDPRDIDRALLARSEGVARSLRSSGLKGRTVNLKIRTGDFTTWTRATTLSAPTDLAEPIVEAARAMFAEKIDLAGHGVRLIGVGMSGLVTASSVPTHLFSDPATDRARKMAEAQDAVREKLGERAVTRATLLKKRAD; via the coding sequence ATGGCCGGCCGCGTCGTCCTCCACCTCGACATGGACGCGTTCTACGCGGCGGTCGAGATCCGGGAAGACGCCTCGCTCGCCGGCAAGCCGCTCATCATCGGCCACGACGGAAAGCGCGGCGTCGTCGCGACGTGCTCGTACGAGGCGCGCGTCGACGGCGTGCGCTCGGCGATGCCGTCCGTCACCGCCGCCCGCCTCTGTCCCAACGCGGTCTGGCTGCCTCCGCGCATGGAGCTTTACGTCGAGGTCTCGCGCGCGATCCGCCGCATCATGGACGCCGAGGCGCCGGTCGTGGAACCGCTCTCGATCGACGAGGCGTTCCTCGACCTGACCGGTTGGGCGGCGGATCTCGAAGCGGGGCGCCTGGTCGCGCGTCGCCTCAAGGACCGCATCAAGCGCGAGCAGCGGCTCACCGCGTCCGTCGGCGTCGCACCGAACAAGTTCCTGGCAAAGCTCGCGTCGGACCTCGAGAAGCCGGACGGTCTCGTCGTTTTCCCGCTGGAGGACGTGCCGAAGCGACTCTGGCCGCTCCCGGTCGGACGCCTCTGGGGCGTCGGCCCGAAATCGGCCGAGAGGTTCGAGCGCGCCGGAATCTACACCGTCGGCGACGTCGCGAAGATCTCGATCCCGGCCCTTGCCTCGCTCGTCGGCGACGGCCTCGCGCGTCACGTCGCGGCGCTCGCTCAGGGGGAAGATGATCGCCGCGTCCACGCGGACCCCGAGTCGAAATCGATCTCCGAGGAGCGAACTTACTCTGAGGACCTGCGCGACCCGCGGGACATCGACCGCGCGCTCCTGGCGAGATCGGAAGGAGTCGCCCGCTCGCTGCGCTCGTCCGGCCTCAAAGGCCGGACCGTCAATCTCAAGATCCGCACCGGCGACTTCACGACGTGGACGCGCGCGACGACCCTCAGCGCGCCGACCGACCTCGCCGAGCCGATCGTCGAGGCGGCGCGTGCGATGTTCGCCGAGAAGATCGACCTCGCGGGACACGGTGTGCGTCTCATCGGCGTCGGCATGAGCGGGCTCGTGACCGCGTCGTCAGTACCGACGCATCTCTTCTCGGACCCGGCTACCGACCGCGCGCGCAAGATGGCCGAGGCGCAGGACGCGGTGCGCGAGAAGCTGGGCGAGCGGGCGGTGACGCGGGCGACATTGCTGAAGAAGCGAGCCGACTGA
- a CDS encoding alpha/beta fold hydrolase, whose protein sequence is MIFSTADGAQVACLFRDGKDPLVLLHALGCDGSMWDDVIKALPPNRGLVVPDLRGHGASTLGWRTPSVALWAEDVANAILALPIERPLVAGISMGGYVALALAAAHPGLARAYAFIGTTAEPDDDTGRSKRAAAIATVERRGWHAYLDGMMGTFLNTEDERFTVNSRQLTVMFERVGDAGLPPTLMALAARPDRTPLLPSIAAPTLVVAGSGDSLIPPEKTRKIAETIPGAKFHLLEGAAHLTVLERPRAIAELLATM, encoded by the coding sequence GTGATCTTCTCCACCGCCGACGGCGCGCAGGTCGCCTGCCTGTTCCGTGACGGGAAGGATCCTCTCGTCCTCCTCCACGCCCTCGGCTGCGACGGGTCGATGTGGGACGACGTCATCAAGGCGCTTCCGCCGAACCGCGGCCTCGTCGTCCCCGACCTCCGCGGCCACGGCGCCTCGACGCTCGGCTGGCGCACGCCTTCGGTCGCTTTGTGGGCCGAGGACGTCGCGAACGCGATCCTCGCGCTCCCGATCGAGCGGCCGCTGGTCGCCGGCATCTCGATGGGCGGCTACGTTGCGCTCGCCCTCGCGGCGGCCCATCCTGGCCTCGCCCGCGCCTACGCGTTCATCGGCACGACCGCCGAGCCCGACGACGACACCGGCCGATCCAAGCGCGCCGCCGCCATCGCGACGGTCGAACGCCGGGGGTGGCACGCCTACCTCGACGGGATGATGGGCACCTTCCTGAATACCGAAGACGAGAGGTTCACAGTCAACAGTCGACAGTTGACGGTGATGTTCGAGAGAGTCGGCGACGCCGGTCTTCCGCCGACGCTCATGGCGCTCGCGGCGCGTCCCGATCGGACGCCGCTCCTTCCGTCGATCGCCGCGCCGACTCTCGTCGTCGCCGGCAGCGGCGACAGCTTGATCCCGCCGGAGAAGACGCGAAAGATCGCCGAGACGATCCCAGGCGCGAAGTTCCACCTGCTCGAGGGCGCCGCGCACCTGACGGTGCTCGAGCGGCCGCGCGCGATCGCCGAGCTTCTCGCTACCATGTAG